The Colletes latitarsis isolate SP2378_abdomen chromosome 1, iyColLati1, whole genome shotgun sequence genome has a segment encoding these proteins:
- the LOC143349095 gene encoding transmembrane protein 14C — translation MPFDIFAFSYAASVAAGGIFGYVKSNSIPSLGAGLLFGTILGYGAYQVSVDQKNVGVFLGASSTLCGVMGYRFYNTGKISPAGIITILSAVMIVRTINRYFTATPLKVQ, via the exons ATGCCTTTTGATATATTTGCGTTTTCTTATGCTGCTAGTGTAGCGGCCGGCGGTATATTTGGTTATGTTAAGTCAA ATTCGATTCCTTCTTTGGGGGCTGGACTTCTCTTTGGAACAATTTTGGGTTATGGAGCTTATCAAGTTTCTGTGGATCAAAAAAATGTTGGGGTGTTTTTAGGAGCTAGTTCAACTCTTTGCGGAGTTATGGGTTATCGTTTTTATAATACTGGTAAAATAAGTCCAGCCGGAATAATCACTATATTAAG tGCTGTAATGATTGTTAGAACTATCAATAGATATTTCACTGCAACTCCTTTGAAGGTGCAATAA
- the Gclm gene encoding glutamate-cysteine ligase modifier subunit: protein MLSQNILIQTGNILSLNETKTKASQNPTDELIETLKIVLQDNESSGEDPVIIKGKVDNALQGISREHAKITVKVFMSSPNVNFLTQAIDQVCDTLNTSAIDSLVIAYKGKENSEELLASLKQLWNGVEKYVVIGKLSSVGLSDVNTNEFIALFQWAYIKPNIVQISLATCCVVPPALQTFTKENDVQLLTHSDPGQILPQEELNNLFNANVSLHWVTRYQVHLKCRGILSSKGYLVYMNKTNNI, encoded by the exons ATGTTGTCACAAAACATATTAATTCAAACTGGAAATATACTTTCTTTGAATGAGACGAAAACAAAAGCAAGTCAAAATCCTACAGACGAG TTAATTGAAACGTTAAAGATTGTTCTTCAAGACAATGAAAGTAGTGGTGAGGATCCAGTGATT ATTAAAGGAAAAGTAGATAATGCTTTGCAAGGTATCAGCAGAGAGCATGCCAAAATAACTGTGAAGGTATTCATGTCATCACCTAATGTGAATTTTTTGACACAGGCTATAGACCAAG TCTGTGATACCTTAAATACAAGTGCAATTGATTCTTTGGTCATTGCTTATAAAGGCAAAGAGAATTCAGAAGAGTTATTAGCATCTTTGAAACAATTGTGGAATGGCGTAGAAAAGTATGTTGTAATTGGAAAATTATCAAGCGTTGGTCTGAGCGATGTCAATACAAATGAATTTATTGCCTTATTTCAATGGGCATAT ATAAAGCCTAATATTGTACAAATTAGTTTAGCCACATGCTGTGTTGTACCACCAGCTTTACAGACATTCACTAAAGAAAATGACGTGCAATTGTTGACACACAGTGATCCTGGTC AGATTCTTCCACAAGAAGAGTTGAATAACCTATTCAATGCCAATGTAAGCTTACATTGGGTTACAAGATACCAAGTTCATCTAAAGTGTCGTGGCATTTTATCTTCAAAGGGATATTTAGTGTATATgaataaaacaaataatatatga